A stretch of DNA from Arachis hypogaea cultivar Tifrunner chromosome 19, arahy.Tifrunner.gnm2.J5K5, whole genome shotgun sequence:
ttcttcttttgctcgagggcgagcaacattctaagtttggtgtggtaaaagcatagttcttttttgtttttccatcaagggtctatagctcagtggtagaacatttgactgcaaatcaagagatccctgagatacctcaggggatacattttcctccacataattattgggagcaactaaggataggagcaccaagagcactccatcatcctccatgaaattagagaagatcaaagagcaatgagggaggagcaacaaagacaaggaagagacatagaagagctcaaggatatcattggttcctcaagaagaaaacgccaccatcactaaggtggactcattccttgttcttaaattttctgttttttcgtttttttatgttaaatgtttattcatgtttgtgtcttattacatgatcattagtatcaaagtgtctatgccttaaagtagtgaatatgaatccatcacctctcttaaatgaaaaatgttttaattacaaagaacaagaagtacatgagtttcgaatttatccttgaacttagtttaattatattgatgtggtgacaatactttttgttttctgaatgtatgcttgaacagtgcatatgtcttttgaagttgttgtttatgaatgttaaatatgttggctcttgaaagaatgatgaacaggagacatgttatttgataatctgaaaaatcataaaaaagattcttgaagcaagaaaaagcagtgaatgcaaaagcttgcagaaaaaaaaatagtgaaaaaaaagagaaagaaaaagaaaaagcaagcagaaaaagccaaaagctcttaaaaccaaaaggcaagagcaaaaagccaataacccttaaaaccaaaaggcaagggtaaataaaaaggatcccaaggctttgagcatcagtggatatgagggcctaaaggaataaaatcctggcctaagcggctaaaccaagctgtccctaaccatgtgcttgtggcgtgaaggtgtcaagtgaaaacttgagactgaacggttaaagtcaaggtccaaagcaaaagaagagtgtgcttaagaatcctggacacctctaattagggactttagcaaagctgagtcataatatgaaaaggttcacccaattatgtgtctgtggcatttatgtatccggtggtaatactggaaaataaagtgcttagggccacggccaagactcataaagtagctgtgttcaagaattaacatactgaactaggagaatcaataacactatctgaactctgagttcctatagatgccaaccattctgaacttcaatggataaagtgagatgccaaaactattcaagaggcaaaaagctacaagtctcgctcatctgattggagctttgtttcattgatattttggaatttatagtatattctctgctttttatcctatttgaatttcagttgcttggggacaagcaacaatttaagtttggtgttgtgatgagcggataatttatacgctttttggcattgtttttagtatattttcagtatgatttagttagtttttagtatatttttattagtttttaattaaaaatcacatttctagactttactatgagtttgtgtatttttctgtgatttcaggtattttctggctgaaattgagggacctgagcaaaaatcagattcagaggttgaagaaggactgctgatgctgttggattctgacctccctgcactcaaagtggattttctggagctacagaactccaaatggcgcgcttccaattgcgttggaaagtagacatccagggctttccagcaatatataatagtctatactttgaataaggattgatgacgtaaactggcgttcaacgccagttccatgctgcagtctggcgtccagcgccagaaacaagttgcaaagtggagttcaacgccagaaacacgttacaaactggcgttcaactccaagaatgaccttcccacatgtaaacttcaagctcagcccaagcacacaccaagtgggccccggaagtagatttctacatcatttactcaattttgtaaaccctagtaactagtttagtataaataggactttttactattgtatttacatcttatgatttttagttcaactttggatcatattgatcacgtttgggggctggccattcggccatgcctggaccttcattacttatgtattctcaacggtagaatttctgcactccatagattaaggtatggagctctgctgttcctcatgatttaatgcaaagtactactgttttatattcaattcaacttattccgcttctaagatatccattcgcacccaagaacatgatgaatgtgatgattatgtgacactcatcatcattctcacttatgaacgcgtgcctgacaaacacttctgttctacatgcaaacaagctagaatgagtatctcttagatatctaatacagaggaccgagtccgagatattagaatcttcgtggtataagttagaacccatggatggccattcctgagatccggaaagtctaaaccttgtctgtggtattccgagtaggatctgggaagggatggctgtgacgaacttcaaactcacgagtgctgggcgtagtgacagacgcaaaagcagggtgaatcctattccagtatgatcgagaacctccagatgattagccgtgccgtgacagagcatttggacctttttcacaaagaggatgggatgtagccattgacaacggtgatgccctatataaagcttgccatggaaaggagtaggaatgattggatgaagacagcaggaaagcagaggttcagaggaacgaaagcatctctatacgcttatctaaaattctcaccaatgaagtacataagtatttctatctttattttctgtttatttattattattattcgaaaactccataaccatttgatatccgcctgactgagatttacaagataaccatagcttgcttcataccaacaatctccatgggatcgacccttactcacgtaaggttttattacttggacgacccagtgcacttgttagttagttgtatcgaagttgtgacaaattatgaattaagattagagcaccaagtttttggagccattaccagggatcacaatttcgtgcaccaatgatcattatgttttgtttaatttccaaaGAAGTTGAGATTGCATTGAATATTCTTATTGTTGTTGTCTCCAATAAAAAAACATCTATCATATCATTTGGATGCACAATTTGATGTTACACTAATATCTCCACCTTATTTGCTATTTTCATACTTTCAACATTTTAGACGATTTATTTTTCCTATTAATCACTATTTTCCACCGGAAAAAATATGTactgacactacaagaaaaatatgtTTTAGCGACAAACTTTTAGTGGCAATAACATAATGACCACTAAtttcttaatttaaattttgtttttgtggcaattatatatttgtcattattattatatgttatagTGGTCATTATTACTATTGCCataaaattattatcttttttcacttttaatttaaattattatagtgGCCATTATCATTATTGCCGCTACACTTTTATTATCacccttttttttatctttttttttctaaattaaattgaaaaacgGAAAGAGAGAAAAAGTAGCGAAAAactgaagaaagaaaaatatcttCACTACTTAATTCGCATAATTCTTCCATCGCCGATCACCACCGCCGTAACCGTTGCCATCGCCGACAGCCGCCGTCCATCAACCTACTCCTTGGATCGGACTTTGTTTTCGTTCGATCTGCCTCAGATCCGCATCGCTGTCATCGTTTTTCGTCTCAAATCTACGTCACCAAGGTCTTCCAGCCACCGTTGCTGCTCTTGTCGCAACACCATACCTCTGCCTTGCACCGCCGCCGTTATTGCAGAGTCAAAAAGTGCAAAGCGCAGAAACGCGTGCGCAGTGAGTTAAGTTCATCGCAGTGATGAGCTTCATCTTCGATTCTCAATCAGATTCGAATTTCAAAGCATATTCTTACCTGCATATTGCATAGGTTAgtgagctttttctttttctttaagctTTCCGCACTTTCGATGATTCATGTGTGTTTGTCTCCCTTACCTGTTCGATGAAATTCCTCATTCACACTCTGCATTACCAACTTCTATGCATTCCAAAATCTCACCACAAATGATTAACAAGTAACAAATTCGTCTCTTACcagatattaaaaaaaatagatatattacTATTACTTCATTTTTAATACTGTTATTATTGTATTATTCACATGTTAGATTGAGTTAAATCGATTGATTACAGGTAGAAATAAAGCTATATTATTGCTAATGTTCATATGAATTTTGTAATCTTTGAAGCTACCAGTTGTATTTTACAGTAAGATTATAACACACGATTTTCATTTAGCTTTCTTAGCTTTGCTACAATTTTTCATAGTCCAAAATCCAGATCCCTCAGCTCTCTTTTGAGGTGGACCTAATTTTTGGAGCTATTTCAGTTGTTATTGATCTTCTTGATATATATCAATGGCCCAAAGGATAAGTTAGAGATTCAACTGTTCTTAGTCAGGTAAAGTGGTAAATCTTTTTTACTTCTTTTTGGGTAGTGGTGGTTGTTTTTTTAACAATCTGTTGAACATGAATTTAGAATATAGGGTACATTCATCTTAGTTTATCGTTAAAATAATTAGTGGAGTATTATGGAGTTGGTTTATGTGCAAATAATTGAGCTaggcaactttagttaaatgattGCTTGTCACGCGGAGGGTAATTAGTTTTGGTTGGATGGATATTTTTAAGTCAATTCACATATTGCTGTTGTCAACTTGTGCCTCCAGCATGTGTATTTCATTCAACCTTTTTATAATGTTCAAATACTAAATATCTTTGGCAGTTAATTCATTCTTGGGTCAAATCCCACCGAGAATTTTTCTCCTCCTCATCGGGTCTTTATTTATattcaagaataaaataaaagaattagtgAAGTAATAAACAGATTCGTCTTTAATAgagatcttttattattattgataggTATATCTTGTTCCTTTTATAAATATATTGCTGCCTTGTTGTTTTACCCTCTTTTAAAAAATGCATATCCATGCTTTATTTGAATCCCTTGACATCACATGAATTTTCCAACTGTGCCTGTTCGTATACAAAATACCCAACACAGAAAGTTttgttcttttcaatttttttccttcCTGATAATCTTTTAATTTGTTGGAATTTGATGTAGAAAAATAAAGGATCCTGCTTCTTCAGGGTGTTTCCGCGTTTGTCTTATTAAATCTGTTCACGCTCATTTGGAACCTGCAAGGTACATTTGAtaaatttcttttcttccttgcaATGAAAGCATGATCCACTTTCATATGATTTATGTATCTAACTATAAGTGATCACATAGATACAAAGAAAATTCAATCCTTGTTTGTGTCATCATATAGTTGTGATTAAAATCCTGCCATCGCTTGTGTTTAGAAGTAACTATAAGTGAACCTGTAGAATGGTTGAAACTAGCACGGCGTCTCCAATGGCGGAGGCTGATATAAAAGCAATGAAGAAAACACACCGAGCCCAACAAACTCCTTTGCAGCAGCTACATGCAGAGTTGGATCAGGAAAAAGAAGCCTCTGCTACTGTAGCCAGCGAAGCTATGGACATGATACTTCGTCTACAAGGCGAAAAGGATGCCGTGAAGATGGAGGCAAGTCACTACAAGAGAATGGCAAAGGAGAAGATAGGTCATGCTGAGAAAACTCTTGAAGTCTTTGAAGAGCTTATGTATCAGAAGGAGATGGAAACCACTGCTCTTGAGGTCCAAGTCTTGGCTTACAAACAGAAGCTTCTGGCATTGGGAGTAGATATCAATATCAGTGAGCTTGAATTCCCTCGTGATCTTCTTCTTAATAGAAGCGAACAAAATGGAGAAGATGATCAAAGTAGCTCTAAGAGAAGGTTGCAATCATTACCCCCTATTTGCTCTATGAGGTGCAACTTTAGATCATTGCTAACACTCGTATTGCTACATTGATACAACATAGCTATAGGCTTGTAGCattttttgttgtttagattTGTAATATGATTTATTACTTTTCAAGAGAAATTTGTGtattaatattttgagtttaatgaaatatctcattttgtagtaattaattttagtatatttatattatgcataataataataataataattgttggaaaaaataattgaaattctaaaaaaataaatagataattgcttctaagaaaatgagtataatataattataaaaagacttaagattttagcggcaatagtaatggcaactaaaagtaaataacattacaattttagaattattttttagtggccatataaattgctgGTAAAATGGGTTTtggcggcaatagtaatggccaCTAAAGGTGAATAACATTGCAATTTTATAATTACTTttggtggccatataaattgccaagaAAATGGCCGCTAAACGTTATAAACTTTTTGCGGCCATTAAAAAGGTCTTTACCGGCAAATGTTATAATTACCGCTAAAACCTTTTACCGACAACGCATAAGACGGCTAATGTCTAATTGTCAGTAAATATATTAGTGGCTatttttattgccgctaaaagcaaaataaatggtcgttaaaagtgatttttcttgtagtgtaaacTTGATCTAGGtaaaatttatctatttgaaTTTTGAGCTCAGGATTATTTTTTAGCCcatgagaaaacatgtttcaGCAGTATGCATCTTCACTTGCCGAGTAACATAATTTGAAACATATCCCATGAATAATCTAATAgcaaaagtaattatttatcatgtactttttttttattctcttcttatTTGACTGGTAAGTAAAACTATCATCTATCTAATTGTGTGCTGTGGAATTATTGTTTTAGGACCCTGAGAGTCTCGCAAAAGTAGAGCGGGACTTAAAAAATCTCAAAACAATTCAATGAAAATTTTTCAATAGTACCGTTGATTAAGAAGTGTTGCACATTGGACTATATTTACGATTTATTCCAAAGTGTGtgcattttttgttattattactgAATGATAAATACTATTCTAAATCATGGACAATTTTATGTAATATCTTTTAAAGTATATAGTTATACATTTAATAATGGTTTACTAAGTGACGATTCTACTTTAAATATTGTGTACAGAAAAATTTTTCATAATATATGATGCATGTTTAAATGTGTTTTTTCAAACGATGGatcgatttttttttaaatatatgcaatatttttatttatgtattattcaCTTTTAACTTAAAGTTATGGGTTCTATGAAGTTTTTTTCTGTTATTGAGAATTAATTTCAGCATggcaaaatttttttatgttaataatatCTTAATATTAGCCATAAAAAATTCGTTGTTCTCATTTATAAGTGGaggtttttgtttatttaatttggtgATTTAGTTTGAAATATGCAATTATATGTGGCACATTcgtaataaaaatatggaagatAGTGCGTATTATTGTGATGTATGTGTGGCCTGTATTATAttaacttataaaaattaattaatttattatttttcatgtatTGCACGAGTCATGCACTACAAATGTACACACAAttattta
This window harbors:
- the LOC112780033 gene encoding myosin-binding protein 7 — encoded protein: MVETSTASPMAEADIKAMKKTHRAQQTPLQQLHAELDQEKEASATVASEAMDMILRLQGEKDAVKMEASHYKRMAKEKIGHAEKTLEVFEELMYQKEMETTALEVQVLAYKQKLLALGVDINISELEFPRDLLLNRSEQNGEDDQSSSKRRLQSLPPICSMRCNFRSLLTLVLLH